GTTCACTTCTATTAAATAATACATTTGAAAATTATATTGTGTAATGTCATCTGCACAAAGATCGTGACAATGAACTGAATAAAGACCAATGCAGATAGTCGTTTTAATAATGACTTTCAGTCAGTGATCTGAAAAATAAGAATGCAGCCAATTTGTTTTTGCAACTTAATGCAGAAGTGCTTCAGCAGTGCTCAGAGGGTTAAAGGTTAAAGGCTGAGAAACACCAGCACACTTAAGTCACATGAGAAAGTGCACCAGGTTCAGTATTAAATGCTTAACTAAATTGTCCATTACGCATGCAGCTTAATGCATCTGAACGATACATAGCAACTAAATCCAATTTACACAAAATTCCAAACACTTACCATTTTTACCCTTGTAATCAACCAGTAACAATTGCTGATTACGTGCTTCCATTAAACACTGTACAGTTATATAAAAGAGTTCAGATCAGAGTGCTACTCTGTAATAAATCAAGAACATGTGCCAAGAGTTGTTACAGTAGCTTTAAGGCTTCTTTCAGAGTTGTCCTCAAAGCAAACAGTTAGGGTTACTAAAGTAAATGCTACTGTTTCTCTAGCTCTATAACGTACAGAAGATGGTCCTCTGGTGATTTGCCATGAGTTTTACTGAGATGCAGTTTAACTGCGTGCTTACTGGCAAAAGTCCGATTACAGAGTTTGCACTGGAAGGTTATACCAGTCTCATCATCTTGAGATGGCAACACCGATTTTTCAGAGGGCAGCTTTGCATGTGTAACCTGGCTGCTTATCTGTTCACTAGAAAGTTTGGATAAGTCTCGTAACCTGAAGCCTAAGTGTGATTCTAAGTGACTGATATAGGTAGAAGGAGTTCTGATCTGTGATGCACAATCATTACAAAAAAACACTGGATGACCAGAGTCCAGGTTTTTAAGAAATTTTGTTCCCCCTGTCCTTCGAAGCTGATACTTGACATTGGCTAACCAGTGGCTGATTGTTGTCATGGAGAGTCCTGTAAACCTTGAGATGTGCATTCTTTCCTGTGGGCTGAGGTCCGACATAATGAACTTGCCATCTGTGGTTTGTCTCAGGCTGGCTGCAAACTGGGCCTGCAGTATAAGTAAATGCTGTGGGTTCCAGTTTGACTGCCGACCTTTGCGTTTCTGAGCTGGCGAAATCTCCTCTGGCTCCTCCATCGTGCTACCATCCACCTCGGATTTGTCTGAAATGCTCGTAGGTGTAGAAGATTTTGATGTGTGACTTCCTGTCAGGTTTTTCAGCATGTCAGATATATCTGACAAGGCATTCTCGCGTAGCGGCGAATGTGACATGAATGACACGACTGCAGATGTCTTTGCTGTTGTCACGGTGGATGAAGAAGATGTTGACGATGGGGATGTGGATGACAAAAGCACTGAACCCAAAGAACCACTTTTGTCACTCTTGGCTTTCGTCAAATCAATAGGCTGGTCACTGCTGACATGATAAAAATAACGGTCCACGGGCTCTGCTTTCTTGGCCTGCAGAATTGGCGTGGCCACAGCAGCCTTTTCTGCCAAGCTATTACTCATTTTGTACAACATGCTCATAGGGTCCAGGGTAGGCAATGCAGGTTTAGCTGCTTTCCCCAAATGAACATTCATAACGGACTGCAATGCACTTAACGGATTAACGAAAGGTTGCTCGGGAGGGTGATCTGTAATAATTGCAGTGCTGGTGCACGTATTATTTGTAGTGAGTTTTAAGGCCTCTGTACCATTCTCTAAATGATCCTTTGACGGGCTCTCTTTAGCAGTGTCCTTCTGATTGTTGGAAATACTTTCATGGCTCTTGGGACCTGGGTCTTTCGAAGACTCACACTTTTGTTGTTCGCCTGCTTCGCTGCCACACGGTGAAGGTGTCCCATGTTTCAGCCGAGACAGTTTATTCTCTGGCTCTTTACTTTTCTCTTCAGTTTTTGCTACCTTCTCTGTGACTTTCTTCACTAGCTCTTCCATAGCGTGGAAGTTGTTTTTTGGTACAGGAGAGTTCTGGCTGCTGGGTGGTGAAACCAGTGGCTGGCTCTTTGGAGAGGCCATACCATCTATGTTGCTATATGCTGGTTTCAATTGTGTATTCTTACCTGATGACCCAAATGGTAGCTTCATTATATTAGGAAGCTGATAGGCAGCATGAATACTGGGATAGCCACTCCAGCTCGGAGTCCCATTCTGAGCTTTATTAATAGCAGAGGTCACTGTATTTTCTAAAGACTTTAGGATGTCTAGGCCCCCTTTCGGATTTTCTTCCAGGTCTTCTTCTGTTAAATACTGATATTTGGAGGAGATGTCATACTTTTCCTCCTCCTCACAGagtttttctttctctttgaCTTTGTCTTCATCACtttcagaatctttttcaactTCCCttttcacttcaaggttcaattttGGTGAGACGCTGGTGGGGGTACTTAGTGATGATGTGAAAGCACTTGCTGCTAGAGGAACAGACTGGACTTTATCTTCTAGGATAGCTGATACTGGTGTTGGAGTTGGTGTCTGAGGTGCTTCAACCATCTGCTTCCCTTTCTTGATTGCAGAATTGGTCACTTTAACAAAATGGCCAGTCACCATCATATGTGCAGTCAGTTCCTGCAGAGTATCATGAGAGCTCCCACACTCCATACACTTGAGAATTTGAGACTTCCTTGCCTCAAACTGCCAGGCATAGCTGGCACCATTCTGGTGTCCATAGCGGTTATTTGGTGTGACATAAGGATTTGAAGATTTCTGTAGTGAATCACTTGTGTCAGAGAACGATGTTTTTGGTGTACCACCTGTGGATTCTGGAGAACTTGGCAACTCAAGCTCAAGCAGCGGCCTTTTCCTGGTGGAAGGGAGAACCTTTGTGGAAATTGGTGTCACGGGTTCCTTCAGAGGCACTTTCTGATAGTGTTTAGTTTTGATCATGTGCACACTTAAGTCCTGAAGAGACTCAAATGAATGGCCACAGTACATGCACTTTAGAACCTTCTGAGCGTCTTCCTTTCCCTCCATCTCCAGCAATGAGCGCTTACGGGGCTTGGACCACTTTTTAGGATTGTTATTGTCAGTTTCATTGTTTTCGTCTCGGTAGTGTCCAGTTTCGTTCATGTGCACGGTCAGCTCCACCAAGGTGTCATAGGCGGCGCTGCAGTCTTTACAGCGGAATTTGCTGGCCCCGCTGAATATGGACCCATAGAGCTTGCTGCTCTGTCTGTACAACTGTACTGTGCTGAAGAGGCTCGGCTCCTGCATAAACCGGCTCTGAGAGACTTGCTGCAATGTCTTGGACATGGCGGACTGATGCCAGTCGAAGCTGCCGCTCTCACAACTGCTGCtactactgctgctgctgctgctgctactgCTGCCGCCATTTGTCACCGGCTCGCTTGGCTGGTTGAGCCCCAGACTCAGAGACGACCAGTAGGAATTCGATAGGATATTGTTATATATTGCTTTCATTTGTTCTAAGCTATCCTGCACTCCGCCTTCTTCAGGTGGCCCACCGCCCTCCTTACATTCATCTTCATTCTTTATGGAGTTGTTCTCAAAGTCTGCCAATCGATCACTGGTTTCGCTGACGTGTGACGTGCTGTCCATCTCCtgactggaaaactcagcagcCGGAGAGTCGTGGTAGCTGGGAGATTCCTTGCTAAATTCCTGCTCATTGCACATGTACTTTGAAGATGATTCCCCATCAGCTCCGGACTCATTGGCTTCAGCTTCCTCGTCTCCTAATACTGCTGCCTTCAGTTCGTCTGAAACATAAGCTGTATTAAAAGAagaaaagggagaaagagagaacagTTTTAAGTTAATTGCTGCTTGTGTGGATCAAAATTAAATATGGCCAAACATCATAACTGGTAACATCTGTTGCAAAGTTAGACACTTAAAATGTAGTGTTTCTTGGGTACATAAAATCGTCTCTTCAAATGTGATTTGCCACCTTATTCTTCTCATGGGGCAACAgcttgaaattaaaactaaatttgAAATTAATGAAGCAAATTCTGGAggtggcattcatttcaaaagtaaTAAATTACATGTATCAACCTCTGAGACAGCAGTTCCTGTCTGTCAATTAATACGTCTTGTGCTTCTTCTACCCCGAATGCATTTCCAAGCAGACATTCACAATTCAAATTTTGTACCCATTATaaatttctgctttttaaatcttAGTCAATTTCAAACACTACAGTTAAAACACAGCTTGAAATACTGAATATAGATTGACTACCTGCATTTGGGATTCCAATTTCAAAACcatgaagaaataagagagtTATATCCATATCTGCCCTTCTATACTTCAAAATTCTACTATGGAAGAACAGATGGGTGAAAAATTCTGTACTGACTAATCACTGCTACATACAGGTTTATGGAAGAATGTTACTTTCGACCCACTGACATTTAAGTGTGCATCATTTTAATCAGACTTTCACTCT
This sequence is a window from Hemitrygon akajei chromosome 17, sHemAka1.3, whole genome shotgun sequence. Protein-coding genes within it:
- the tshz3b gene encoding teashirt homolog 3b isoform X2 — encoded protein: MCNEQEFSKESPSYHDSPAAEFSSQEMDSTSHVSETSDRLADFENNSIKNEDECKEGGGPPEEGGVQDSLEQMKAIYNNILSNSYWSSLSLGLNQPSEPVTNGGSSSSSSSSSSSSSCESGSFDWHQSAMSKTLQQVSQSRFMQEPSLFSTVQLYRQSSKLYGSIFSGASKFRCKDCSAAYDTLVELTVHMNETGHYRDENNETDNNNPKKWSKPRKRSLLEMEGKEDAQKVLKCMYCGHSFESLQDLSVHMIKTKHYQKVPLKEPVTPISTKVLPSTRKRPLLELELPSSPESTGGTPKTSFSDTSDSLQKSSNPYVTPNNRYGHQNGASYAWQFEARKSQILKCMECGSSHDTLQELTAHMMVTGHFVKVTNSAIKKGKQMVEAPQTPTPTPVSAILEDKVQSVPLAASAFTSSLSTPTSVSPKLNLEVKREVEKDSESDEDKVKEKEKLCEEEEKYDISSKYQYLTEEDLEENPKGGLDILKSLENTVTSAINKAQNGTPSWSGYPSIHAAYQLPNIMKLPFGSSGKNTQLKPAYSNIDGMASPKSQPLVSPPSSQNSPVPKNNFHAMEELVKKVTEKVAKTEEKSKEPENKLSRLKHGTPSPCGSEAGEQQKCESSKDPGPKSHESISNNQKDTAKESPSKDHLENGTEALKLTTNNTCTSTAIITDHPPEQPFVNPLSALQSVMNVHLGKAAKPALPTLDPMSMLYKMSNSLAEKAAVATPILQAKKAEPVDRYFYHVSSDQPIDLTKAKSDKSGSLGSVLLSSTSPSSTSSSSTVTTAKTSAVVSFMSHSPLRENALSDISDMLKNLTGSHTSKSSTPTSISDKSEVDGSTMEEPEEISPAQKRKGRQSNWNPQHLLILQAQFAASLRQTTDGKFIMSDLSPQERMHISRFTGLSMTTISHWLANVKYQLRRTGGTKFLKNLDSGHPVFFCNDCASQIRTPSTYISHLESHLGFRLRDLSKLSSEQISSQVTHAKLPSEKSVLPSQDDETGITFQCKLCNRTFASKHAVKLHLSKTHGKSPEDHLLYVIELEKQ
- the tshz3b gene encoding teashirt homolog 3b isoform X1, whose amino-acid sequence is MPRRKQQAPRRSAAYVSDELKAAVLGDEEAEANESGADGESSSKYMCNEQEFSKESPSYHDSPAAEFSSQEMDSTSHVSETSDRLADFENNSIKNEDECKEGGGPPEEGGVQDSLEQMKAIYNNILSNSYWSSLSLGLNQPSEPVTNGGSSSSSSSSSSSSSCESGSFDWHQSAMSKTLQQVSQSRFMQEPSLFSTVQLYRQSSKLYGSIFSGASKFRCKDCSAAYDTLVELTVHMNETGHYRDENNETDNNNPKKWSKPRKRSLLEMEGKEDAQKVLKCMYCGHSFESLQDLSVHMIKTKHYQKVPLKEPVTPISTKVLPSTRKRPLLELELPSSPESTGGTPKTSFSDTSDSLQKSSNPYVTPNNRYGHQNGASYAWQFEARKSQILKCMECGSSHDTLQELTAHMMVTGHFVKVTNSAIKKGKQMVEAPQTPTPTPVSAILEDKVQSVPLAASAFTSSLSTPTSVSPKLNLEVKREVEKDSESDEDKVKEKEKLCEEEEKYDISSKYQYLTEEDLEENPKGGLDILKSLENTVTSAINKAQNGTPSWSGYPSIHAAYQLPNIMKLPFGSSGKNTQLKPAYSNIDGMASPKSQPLVSPPSSQNSPVPKNNFHAMEELVKKVTEKVAKTEEKSKEPENKLSRLKHGTPSPCGSEAGEQQKCESSKDPGPKSHESISNNQKDTAKESPSKDHLENGTEALKLTTNNTCTSTAIITDHPPEQPFVNPLSALQSVMNVHLGKAAKPALPTLDPMSMLYKMSNSLAEKAAVATPILQAKKAEPVDRYFYHVSSDQPIDLTKAKSDKSGSLGSVLLSSTSPSSTSSSSTVTTAKTSAVVSFMSHSPLRENALSDISDMLKNLTGSHTSKSSTPTSISDKSEVDGSTMEEPEEISPAQKRKGRQSNWNPQHLLILQAQFAASLRQTTDGKFIMSDLSPQERMHISRFTGLSMTTISHWLANVKYQLRRTGGTKFLKNLDSGHPVFFCNDCASQIRTPSTYISHLESHLGFRLRDLSKLSSEQISSQVTHAKLPSEKSVLPSQDDETGITFQCKLCNRTFASKHAVKLHLSKTHGKSPEDHLLYVIELEKQ